AGCAGGGCCTCGCGGGCGCCCCAGCCGTCCGGCAGCACCACCACGAGGCTGGCGGCGGCGGTGGCCAGGGCGAAGCCGCCCACGCAGACCGGCAGCGCGGTCAGGGGCGGGGCGCCCAGCATCACGGCGAGGGCCCACAGGTGCAGCCCGCCGACCGCCCAGGAGGCGGTGGCCGAGGCGAGGGCCAGACGCATGCCCCGATCGCTCGCCCGGGTGGCGGGCGCCTGCCGGCGGGCGAGCCGGGCGGCGAAGGCCGCCAGGCGGTGCAGCAGTCCGGGCCGTACGGCGAAGGCGACGGTGACCGCGCCCGGCAGGACCAGCCACCAGGCCTCGGCGCCGATCGTCCAGGGCGCGGCGATCGGGCCGACGGCGAGGCCGGTGAGGACGGCCACGATCAGGTTCAGCAGGAAGACGGCGAGCACGACCGGCGCGGACACCCCCGCCGCACCGCCCATCCGCAGCTGGGCGAGGACGCCCCAGACGGCCCCCGGTACGTACTTGCCGAGATAGGACGTGAAGTAGATCCGGGTCGCGGTCCGGCCCGGCACCCCGGGCCCCAGGTCGGCGAGGAGGGTCCGCCAGGTGGCCATGGAGAGCAGGACGGCGAGGGCGTTGGCGGCCAGGGCGGCCACGAGGTACGGGACGGAGTCGGGGCGCAGGACGAGGCCGGCGAGTTCACCGGCCCGCCCGTACAGGGCGAATCCGATGCCGGTGACGACGGCGACCGGGAAGAGGACGGGAAGGGCGCGGCGGAGGCGTCCGCGCGGGGTCGGCGGAGCGTCGGCCGCGGCGGGCCCGGCGTCGGCCGGCGCGGCGGTCGGCGCGGTGGTCGTCACCGTCATGACCCGAGGTGGCTCAGCGGCCACGCGCCGGCCAGCAGCGCCGACCAGAGCAGGGCGTTGGAGACGGTCATCCGGTCGCTGAACAGCGCCCGCGAGGGATTGCCGCCCCCCGCGTCGACCACGATCAGCTGCAGGTAGCGGGCGAGGCCGAAGAGCGCGAACGGGGCGGTCACCACCGCGACCAGCGGCCCGTGCGGGCCGAAGACCGGGCTGTCCTGCACCTGGAGGACGTAGCTGACCGCCGTGAGCACCGCGGTGAAGGCGAGCAGCTGGTCGAGGAAGCCGAGGGTGTAGCCGCGCAGCGCGGGCCGGTGCAGCACCCCGCCGACCGCCATCTCGTGGCGGCGCTTGCCCAGGATCAGCAGCAGACAGAGGGAGAAGACGCAGAGGGTGAGCCAGCTCGGCACGGGGGTGCCCGAGGCCAGGCAGCCCTGGGCGAGCCGCAGGACGAAACCGAGGGCGACGATGAAGACGTCGAGGAGTGGGACGTGCTTGAGCCCCTTGCTGTACGCGGCGTTCAGAGCGACGTACGCGGCGACCGGCCACCAGTCGAGGAGGGCGGCCGTCCCGGTGACCACGGTGAGACCGACCGTCGCCGCGAGGAGGACGGCGAGGGCGGCGGCGAAGGAGACGGCGGTCGCGACGCCGATGCGGCCGGCGGCGATCGGCCGGTGCCGCTTCTCCGGGTGGCGGCGGTCCCGGTCCCGGTCGCCGAGGTCGTTGACGAGGTAGATCAGCGCGGACGCGAGGGTGAAGACACCGATCGCGGCGAGGGCTCCGCCGAGCGCGGCACCGTCGAGGTGGGGCGCGCCGAGCAGACCGAGGGGGACGACGACCAGGTTCTTCGTCCACTGGTGGGGGCGGACGAGGGAGGTGAGGTCGGCGAGCCGACTGGGAGGGCGGGAGGCCGGCGGGCGGGCCGTCGGCGCCTCTCGGCCGGTGAGCGTGGGCGTGGCCATGAACGGACTCCTGGGGGAGGGGCGTACGGGTGTGGGCGGCGGTCATCCGGTGGCGGAGGTGGCGGCCGAGGGAGCGGCGGTGGCGGCCGTGGGAGCGGCGGTGGCGGCCGAGGGAGCGGCGGTGGCGGAGGTGGCGGCCGTGGGAGCGGCGGTGGCGGTTTCGGGGCGGTCCGCCGGGAGGGCCTTTCCGCGGCGGCGCACGCTGGGCCCGAAGTCCGGCTCGGTGAGCCAGCGGACGGTGCCGCGGGCCGCGCCGAGCACGATCGCCTGGTGCAGTACGAAGTGGACGGCGGTGAAGTAGAGGAGGAAGCCGGGACCGCGGGTCCGCAGCGCGAACCGGCTCAGGCCCGGATCGGCGCAGGCGAAGACCAGCGCGCACAGCGCGGGGACCAGCAGCAGCCACGGGGTGAGCAGACCGAGCGGGAGGGCGGGGAGGGTGAGCGCGGCGGCGAGGACGCCGAGCGGCCGGTTGGCGGTGAGGCCGCCCTCCCGCAGCTGCCCGAGCGCCGCGATCAGCAGCTGCGAACGCCGGTACTGCTCCCGGAGCATCGCCCCGAGCCGGTCGACGTCGTCGTGCCGGCCGCGGATCGCCTCCGTCATCAGGATCCGGTGGGTGCGGACGAGCCGGCCGCTGTACTCCACGTCCTCCGAATCACGGAGGTTCTCGTCGAAGGGCCCGGTGGCCTCGAACACCTCCTTGCGGATCGCGCCGAGGGCGAAGAACGCGGTGCGGACCTCGCCGACGGCGCGGCGGCGCCAGAAGTGGGCGTGCAGGGCGTGGTAGCGCTCGACGGGCCCGTCGTCGAAGAGCGGTTCGGGGTCGAGCACTCCGTGGACGCAGCCGAGACCGGGGTCGTCCCGGAGCAGGTCGGCGGCGTTGGCGAGGGCCTCGGGGTGGAGGGCCGTGTCCGAATCGAGGAAGAAGAGGATCTCCCCGCGGGCGGCGGCCGCCCCGAGGTTCCGGGCGGCGGACACCCCGCTGTTGTGGGGGTTGGCGATCAGCACGACGTCGAACTCCCGGGCGATGTCCCGGGACCTGTCGGTGCTCGCGTCGTCGACGACGATGACGTCGAGGGGGGCGTGGGTCTGGGCGAAGACCGAGGTCAGGCAGGCATGGAGGGTCTTCTCGTAGTTGTAGTTGGGGATGACGACGGACACGCTGGGACGAGCCCTGGACATGGGGGTTCCTCGGGAGGGCGTTCGGGGGACGGCGGCGTGTGGGGGGCGCTTCTGAGCAGGCGCTTCAGAGCAGCCGGAAGTCCGCGATGCGGTGGTGGGAGAGCTCGGGGGAGTGGCCGAGGAGGCGCCGGCAGAGCAGCAGCGCGTGGCCGACGGCTTCGATCTCGTCGGGGCCCCGGATGTAGAGGGCCAGGCGGACCGTACGGTCGAGAACCAGCGCCCGTGCGGACTCGAAACGGTCCTGCGGACGGGCGACGCGGTGCAGCGTCTCGACGAGGAGTGCGGCGGACGGGGCCGGTGGGGGGTCGGTGTCCGGGGCGGGGTCGTCGTCCGATGCCCTCATCGAGATGCCGACGAGGTAGATGACGATCAGCCCCAGGAGAAGCCGTTGTCGCTGTCGTCGGTCTGCGCGGTCGCGGTCGCGGTCACGGGCGCGGTCACGGCCGGCGCGCCGTCGGCGGCGACGACCGGCGCGGCTCCGGCGGCCGCCGGCTCCGCGGCCAGGACGAGGGTCAGCGCGGCCGCGGCGGGGACGAGCAGGGCGAGGACGGGACGGACCTGAACTCGGGCGAAAGTGGCGAAACGGGCGCTGCTGAGCATGGCGGAGCTGCCTTCCTGGCGATACGGGCGGGGAATGTCGGGGGCGGGTCTCCCGGCGCCGCTCCCGGGCTCTTCCGGGCGGCTCCGACAGGTCCAAGACTGGCCCCCCGGGGGTGTCCTGTCACCGGAGGACGGCTGGCGCCAAGTGCGTGGCCGTTAGGAGCCAGTCCGGGCGGACGGCCGTCGCGCGCCGCTGATCTGGGGGTTTCCGGGAGGCGTCACGTTCCTGCCAGGCGGAAGGTGCCGGGTGGTCGTCATCTCCTCGGACGGCCCCGGAATCCCCTCCTGCGGCCCGCGCACCGTGCGTACGGACGCGGAATCCCGCCTACCGCCCCGGAACCCTCCGTACCGCCCGGGGAACCCTCCCTGCGGCCTCCGGAGACGCCGAACGGCCGCACCCCGGTGGGGTGCGGCCGTTCGCGTCGTACCGAGGGGCGTGCCCGCTCAGCCGTTGGGGCGCTTGAGGCGCGCCACGAACTTGTACCGGTCGCCGCGGTAGACGGACCGTACCCACTCGACCGGCTCGCCGTCGGCGTCCAGCGAGTGGCGGGAGAGCATCAGCATCGGCAGGCCCACGTCCGTGCCGAGCAGGCCGGCCTCGCGCGGGGTGGCGAGGGAGGTCTCGATGGTCTCCTCGGCCTCGGCGAGGTGCACGTCGTACACCTCGGCGAGGGCGGTGTACAACGAGGTGTACTTCACCAGCGAGCGACGCAGCGCGGGGAAGCGCTTCGCGGAGAGATGGGTGGTCTCGATCGCCATCGGCTCGCCGCTCGCGAGACGGAGGCGCTCGATGCGCAGCACCCGTCCGCCGGCCGAGATGTCGAGCAGCCCGGCGAGCGTGTCGTCGGCGGTGACATAGCCGATGTCGAGGAGCTGCGAGGTGGGCTCCAGGCCCTGGGCGCGCATGTCCTCGGTGTACGAGGTGAGTTGCAGCGCCTGGGAGACCTTGGGCTTGGCCACGAAGGTGCCCTTGCCCTGGATGCGCTCCAGGCGGCCCTCGACGACCAGCTCCTGGAGGGCCTGGCGCACGGTGGTGCGCGAGGTGTCGAACTCGGCGGCGAGTGTGCGCTCCGGGGGGACCGGCGTGCCGGGCGGCAGGGTCTCCGTCATGTCGAGCAAATGCCGCTTCAGTCGGTAGTACTTGGGCACGCGCGCGGTACGGGTGGGTGTCCCGCCCTCCGACTCCGTGCTGCCCGCGTCCGTGGCCATTGCCTGCCTTCCCGACTCCTGTGTTGCTGCCGTCACCGGCTCCTCCGTCTGTCGCGGCTCACATGGTGGCACGGACCGGTCACGGGTCGTCGCCCTCCCTCAGGTGTCGGTCCGATAACGGACGCGACTGCCCTTCTTATACACCCTTGACACCCCTAAAGGTCTAGGCCAAGCTCCGGGTACTGGTCTAAACCATTAAAGACCAGGTCCCAGCCCCACGAGCACTACCTGACGTATGTCTTCGCGCGGTGGGCAGGGGTTGCAGGCATCCCTGAGGAGGGTGGCGTGAAGCGCAAGCTCATCGCGGCGATCGGCGTCGCAGGCATGATGGTCTCTATCGCTGCGTGCGGTTCCGACAGTGACAAGGGTAAGGACGGTGCCAAGGCGCCGGCCGGGGGCGACAAGACTCTGACCGTCTGGGTCATGGACGGTTCCGCGCCGGACGCGTGGATGACCGAGGTGAACAAGGCCTTCGAGGCCAAGCACCCCGGCGTCAAGGTCAAGGTCGAGAAGCAGATCTGGAACGGCATCCAGGAGAAGGTCACCACCGCGCTCTCCGAGGACACCCCGCCGGACGTTCTGGAGCTCGGCAACACGCAGACCGCGGGCTACGCCGTGACCGGCGGCCTCGCCGACCTGTCCGGTGACAAGGCCACGCTGGGCTACGACGCCTGGAACAAGGGCATGGTCGCCTCCAACGAGCTGGACGGCAAGCTCTACTCGGCTCCGTGGTACGCCGCCAACCGCGTCGTCGTCTACGACAAGGCCGCCTTCAAGAAGGCCGGTGTCACGCCGCCGAAGACCCGCGCCGAGTGGATCGACGGTCTGAAGAAGCTCAAGGCGTCCGACCCGAAGTCGCAGGCGATCTACCTGCCGGGTCAGTCCTGGTACGTCCTCGCCGGTCTCATCTGGGACGAGGGCAGCGACCTCGCGGTCAAGGACGGCGACAAGTGGAAGGGCAACCTGTCCTCCCCCGAGGCCGTCAACGCCGTCAACTTCTACAAGGAGCTGGCGTCCTACTCCACCGCTCCGAAGGACAAGGACGAGGCGACCCCGCAGCAGTCCACCGACATCGTCCCCAAGGGCGGCGTGGCGTCCTGGATCGGTCTCGGCTGGGAGGCCGGCGGCGCGATCGACGCCATGAAGAAGGCCGGCAAGACCGCCGACTTCGGTTACTTCCCGATCCCGGGCAAGACGGCCGACAAGCCGGGCTCCGTCTTCCTCGGTGGCTCGAACCTCGCCATCGCCGAGCGCTCCAAGAACAAGGACCTCGCGAAGGAGTGGCTGGCGCTCGCCGCCGGCAAGGAGTACATGACGAAGTACGCCACCGCCACCGAGGGTGCGCTGCTTCCGAACACCGACGCCGCGCAGTTCAAGCCGGCCGCCGGCTCCTTCGCCGAGGCCATGGCCGCGTCCTCCGCCTCCGGCAAGGTCACCCCGGTCACCCCGGGCTGGGCGAACGTCGAGACCGCCCCGAACCCGATCAAGGACTTCATGACGAAGGTCCTGAAGGGCGAGGACGCCAAGACCGCCGGTGAGGCGGCCGACAAGGTCATCAACGAGCGCATCAACCAGCAGTAATCCGCAGCACCAGCAGCACCAGCAGTAATCCGTAGCCCGGTGGTGCGGCCGGTCACGCACCGGCCGCACCATCGGCGCTTCACGAGTGATCAGCGGCCCGCTCCCCCGGGCCGCGCCCCGGTGGGCGCGGGAGCCCCAGAACCGCGAGGAATAAGACCATGACCGTGGACTCCCAGGGGACGGCGACCGCCGATCCTCAGGACGCGCCCGGGAGGGCGGCAGGGAAGTCTCAGACTCCGCCACCCCCTTCGGGCCCGAAGGAAGTCCTTAAGCCTTCGCGCGGCAGACGTTCCCTGCCCAGCGGGTGGCTGCCGTATCTGCTCGTCGCGCCGGCCCTGCTGTCCATGGCGGTGCTGCTGCTCTACCCGCTGATCCGCAATGTGATGCTCTCCTTCCAGGAGCTCAACCGGAAGCAGTTCATCACCCGCGAGACCGTCTGGACGGGCTTCGACAACTACACCGAGCTCCTCGGCGACCCGGACTTCTGGACCGTCGTCGTCCGAAGCGTCGTCTTCACGGCCGTCAACGTCGCGCTCATCATGGCGATCGGCACGGGCGTGGGCCTGCTGCTCAACCGCCTGGGCAAGAAGATGCGCCTGGTGCTCTCGCTGGCCCTGATGTTCGCCTGGGCCATGCCGATCGTCGCCTCCGTCACGGTCTTCCGCTGGCTCTTCGACGAGCAGTTCGGCGTCGTGAACTGGCTGATGCGCACCCTCGGCTTCGACGGCTACGAGCAGCACAACTGGTTCGAGACCGGGTTCTCCACCCTCGTGATCATCATGATCCTGCTGGTCTGGGGCTCCATACCGTTCGTCGCCCTCAACATGTACGCCGCCCTGACCACCGTCGGGTCCGAGCTGTACGAGGCCGCGAAGATGGACGGCGCCAGCGGCTGGCGTACCTTCTGGGCCGTGGTCTTCCCGAACCTCAAGTCCTTCTTCATGATCACGACGTTCCTTGAGATCATCTGGATCTTCAAGGCGTTCGCCCAGGTCTACGCCATGAACCTGGGTGGCCCCGACCGCGGCTCCGAGACACTCCCGGTCTTCGCCTACATCGAGGGCGTCGGCCAGTTCCACTACGGTGTCGCCGCCGCCATCTCCATCCTGACGATCGTGATGCTCATCGCGGTCATGTCCTTCTACTTCCGCCTGATCCTGAAGCAGGAGGAGGAGCTGTGAGCGCCACCACCCAGACTCCGCAGAAGCTGCGCACCAGGAAGCCGCTCACGGTCGGCGTCGTCGCCAAGAACCTCACCGCTCTCGTGCTCGCGGTCGTGTTCGTCTTCCCCGTGTACTGGATGTTCTCGTCCTCGCTGAAGCCGCAGCACGAGATCATGACGAAGGACCCCGTCTTCCTCTTCACCCCGACGTTCGAGAACTACACGACCGCCACCGGCGTCGACCTGTTCTGGACGTACGTGACCAACAGCCTCACGGTCACCATCGGCGCCGTGTTGCTCGCCCTGCTCGTCGCGCTGGCCGCGAGCTTCGCGATCGCCCGGATGAGGTTCAAGGGACGCAAGGGCATCGTCCTCATCGTGATGATGGCGCAGATGGCCCCCTGGGAGGTCATGGTCATCGCGATGTACATGATCTCCCGTGAGAACGACATGCTGAACAGCATTCCGATGCTCACGCTCGTCTACTTCGTGATGGTCCTCCCCTTCACCATCTGGACCCTGCGCGGCTTCATCGCCGCGGTCCCGGTCGAGCTGGAGGAGGCCGCGCAGATCGACGGCTGCACCCGGGGTCAGGCGTTCCGCAAGGTGATCTTCCCGCTGCTCGCCCCCGGCCTGATGTCGACCTCGCTCTTCGGCTTCATCACGGCCTGGAACGAGTTCGCCATGATCCTCATGCTGAACAAGGAGAAGGAGTCGCAGACCCTGACGCTCTGGCTGACCCAGTTCCAGACCGCGTTCGGCAGCGACTGGGGCGCCACCATGGCCGCCTCCACGCTCTTCTCGCTCCCCGTGCTCATCGTCTTCCTCTTCCTCCAGCGCAAGGCCGTCGGCGGCATGACCGCCGGCGCGGTGAAGGGATAACGGCTCCCCATGACCACACTCGTACACGGCACGGACACCCTGACCCGTGACGCGCTCACGGTGCTCCAGCCCGGGTTCGTCGGCACCACCGCGCCCGACTGGCTGCTCCGCCGCATCGGCGAGGGCCTGTCGTCCGTGGGCCTGTTCGGCCGGAACATCGTCAGCCCCGAGCAGCTCACCGCGCTCACCGCCCAGCTGCGGGCCGAGCGGGACGACGTCCTCGTCGCCATCGACGAGGAGGGCGGGGACGTCACCCGGCTGGAGGTCAAGCAGGGCTCCTCGTTCCCCGGCAACTACGCCCTCGGCAGCGTCGACGACGTCGAGCTCACCCGGGCCGTGGCCCGTGAACTCGGCCGGCGGCTCGCGGCCTGCGGCGTCGACCTCAACTGGGCGCCGTCCGCCGACGTCAACTCCAACGCCGAGAACCCGGTCATCGGCGTCCGGT
This sequence is a window from Streptomyces sp. NBC_00691. Protein-coding genes within it:
- a CDS encoding lysylphosphatidylglycerol synthase domain-containing protein, producing MTVTTTAPTAAPADAGPAAADAPPTPRGRLRRALPVLFPVAVVTGIGFALYGRAGELAGLVLRPDSVPYLVAALAANALAVLLSMATWRTLLADLGPGVPGRTATRIYFTSYLGKYVPGAVWGVLAQLRMGGAAGVSAPVVLAVFLLNLIVAVLTGLAVGPIAAPWTIGAEAWWLVLPGAVTVAFAVRPGLLHRLAAFAARLARRQAPATRASDRGMRLALASATASWAVGGLHLWALAVMLGAPPLTALPVCVGGFALATAAASLVVVLPDGWGAREALLLLALTAVLPWQEATAVAVASRVVCTLSEVLVGGAALLLTLPRRSAPPAHPIPAKD
- a CDS encoding UbiA prenyltransferase family protein; the encoded protein is MATPTLTGREAPTARPPASRPPSRLADLTSLVRPHQWTKNLVVVPLGLLGAPHLDGAALGGALAAIGVFTLASALIYLVNDLGDRDRDRRHPEKRHRPIAAGRIGVATAVSFAAALAVLLAATVGLTVVTGTAALLDWWPVAAYVALNAAYSKGLKHVPLLDVFIVALGFVLRLAQGCLASGTPVPSWLTLCVFSLCLLLILGKRRHEMAVGGVLHRPALRGYTLGFLDQLLAFTAVLTAVSYVLQVQDSPVFGPHGPLVAVVTAPFALFGLARYLQLIVVDAGGGNPSRALFSDRMTVSNALLWSALLAGAWPLSHLGS
- a CDS encoding glycosyltransferase family 2 protein, giving the protein MSRARPSVSVVIPNYNYEKTLHACLTSVFAQTHAPLDVIVVDDASTDRSRDIAREFDVVLIANPHNSGVSAARNLGAAAARGEILFFLDSDTALHPEALANAADLLRDDPGLGCVHGVLDPEPLFDDGPVERYHALHAHFWRRRAVGEVRTAFFALGAIRKEVFEATGPFDENLRDSEDVEYSGRLVRTHRILMTEAIRGRHDDVDRLGAMLREQYRRSQLLIAALGQLREGGLTANRPLGVLAAALTLPALPLGLLTPWLLLVPALCALVFACADPGLSRFALRTRGPGFLLYFTAVHFVLHQAIVLGAARGTVRWLTEPDFGPSVRRRGKALPADRPETATAAPTAATSATAAPSAATAAPTAATAAPSAATSATG
- a CDS encoding GntR family transcriptional regulator, which codes for MATDAGSTESEGGTPTRTARVPKYYRLKRHLLDMTETLPPGTPVPPERTLAAEFDTSRTTVRQALQELVVEGRLERIQGKGTFVAKPKVSQALQLTSYTEDMRAQGLEPTSQLLDIGYVTADDTLAGLLDISAGGRVLRIERLRLASGEPMAIETTHLSAKRFPALRRSLVKYTSLYTALAEVYDVHLAEAEETIETSLATPREAGLLGTDVGLPMLMLSRHSLDADGEPVEWVRSVYRGDRYKFVARLKRPNG
- a CDS encoding extracellular solute-binding protein, giving the protein MKRKLIAAIGVAGMMVSIAACGSDSDKGKDGAKAPAGGDKTLTVWVMDGSAPDAWMTEVNKAFEAKHPGVKVKVEKQIWNGIQEKVTTALSEDTPPDVLELGNTQTAGYAVTGGLADLSGDKATLGYDAWNKGMVASNELDGKLYSAPWYAANRVVVYDKAAFKKAGVTPPKTRAEWIDGLKKLKASDPKSQAIYLPGQSWYVLAGLIWDEGSDLAVKDGDKWKGNLSSPEAVNAVNFYKELASYSTAPKDKDEATPQQSTDIVPKGGVASWIGLGWEAGGAIDAMKKAGKTADFGYFPIPGKTADKPGSVFLGGSNLAIAERSKNKDLAKEWLALAAGKEYMTKYATATEGALLPNTDAAQFKPAAGSFAEAMAASSASGKVTPVTPGWANVETAPNPIKDFMTKVLKGEDAKTAGEAADKVINERINQQ
- a CDS encoding carbohydrate ABC transporter permease; amino-acid sequence: MTVDSQGTATADPQDAPGRAAGKSQTPPPPSGPKEVLKPSRGRRSLPSGWLPYLLVAPALLSMAVLLLYPLIRNVMLSFQELNRKQFITRETVWTGFDNYTELLGDPDFWTVVVRSVVFTAVNVALIMAIGTGVGLLLNRLGKKMRLVLSLALMFAWAMPIVASVTVFRWLFDEQFGVVNWLMRTLGFDGYEQHNWFETGFSTLVIIMILLVWGSIPFVALNMYAALTTVGSELYEAAKMDGASGWRTFWAVVFPNLKSFFMITTFLEIIWIFKAFAQVYAMNLGGPDRGSETLPVFAYIEGVGQFHYGVAAAISILTIVMLIAVMSFYFRLILKQEEEL
- a CDS encoding carbohydrate ABC transporter permease; this encodes MRTRKPLTVGVVAKNLTALVLAVVFVFPVYWMFSSSLKPQHEIMTKDPVFLFTPTFENYTTATGVDLFWTYVTNSLTVTIGAVLLALLVALAASFAIARMRFKGRKGIVLIVMMAQMAPWEVMVIAMYMISRENDMLNSIPMLTLVYFVMVLPFTIWTLRGFIAAVPVELEEAAQIDGCTRGQAFRKVIFPLLAPGLMSTSLFGFITAWNEFAMILMLNKEKESQTLTLWLTQFQTAFGSDWGATMAASTLFSLPVLIVFLFLQRKAVGGMTAGAVKG